In one window of Lemur catta isolate mLemCat1 chromosome 25, mLemCat1.pri, whole genome shotgun sequence DNA:
- the TLR5 gene encoding toll-like receptor 5, which yields MGDHLDLLLGVVLMASPVWGVSPCSCDGRMAVYLSCNLTQVPPVPNTTERLLLSFNYIRTVTASSFPFLEQLKLLELGAQHTPLAVGKEAFRNLPDLRILDLGGSQIDFLHPDAFQGLPHLSELRLFSCGLSDVVLKDGYFRNLKSLTRLDLSINQIRSLCFHPSFQELNSLKSIDFFLNQIHTLCGSELQPLRGKTLALGLAANGLYGTAAADWGRCTNPFRDVVLDSLDVSENGWTVDTTGNFSKAISGSRISSLSLSHHVMGSGFGFHNIRDPDQSTFAGLARSSLTRLDLSHGFIFSLNPRLFETLKDLKLLNLAHNRINKIADEAFYGLDNLQVLNLSYNLLGELYNSNFYGLTNVAYVDLQKNHIGIIQEQTFTLLKKLNTLDLRDNALQTLSLVPGVSTIFLGGNKLMTLPRTSLEASFIQLSANRLDNMDELYFLLQIPHLQILILNQNRLSSCTRSPTPSKNLSLEKLLLGENMLQLAWEAGLCWDVFKGLFHLRILHLNNNYLTFLPPGVFSDLTALRGLNLNSNRLTVLYSDDLPANLEILDVSRNQLLVPDPDLFVSLSALDITHNKFICQCELSPLIQWLNETNVTIFGSPEDMSCSYPDSLSGVSLYSVSTEGCDEEEVLKSLQLSLFIFFTVTLTLFLVAVLVVTKFRGFCFTCYKTAQRLVFGDHRREAQPDPYKYDAYLCFSSKDLEWVQSALLKHLDIQYSDQNRFNLCFEDRDFVPGENHLANIQDAVWSSRKVVCLVSRHFLRDGWCLEAFSYAQGRSLSHLSAALIVVVVGSLSQYQLMRHQCVRGFVQKRQYLRWPEDPQDVGWFLNKLSQQILKRERDKKKDDGVQLQTVGTVS from the coding sequence ATGGGAGACCACCTGGACCTTCTCTTAGGCGTGGTGCTCATGGCCAGCCCTGTGTGGGGAGTCTCTCCCTGCTCCTGCGACGGCCGGATGGCTGTGTATCTTTCCTGCAACCTCACCCAGGTGCCCCCGGTCCCCAACACCACCGAGAGGCTCCTGCTGAGCTTCAACTACATCAGGACTGTCACCGCCTCGTCCTTCCCCTTCCTGGAGCAGCTGAAGCTGTTAGAACTGGGGGCCCAGCACACGCCCCTCGCCGTCGGCAAAGAGGCCTTCAGGAACCTGCCCGATCTCCGGATCCTGGACCTGGGCGGAAGTCAGATCGACTTCTTGCACCCAGACGCGTTCCAGGGGCTGCCCCACCTGTCCGAGCTGAGACTGTTCTCCTGTGGCCTGTCCGATGTCGTACTGAAAGACGgctatttcagaaatttaaagtCCTTAACTCGCTTGGACTTATCCATAAATCAGATTCGTAGCCTTTGCTTCCATCCTTCATTTCAGGAACTGAATTCCCTAAAGTCCATAGACTTTTTCCTCAACCAGATACACACTCTGTGTGGGAGCGAGCTGCAGCCCCTGCGAGGGAAAACGCTCGCCCTCGGACTCGCGGCCAACGGTCTATACGGCACCGCCGCAGCCGACTGGGGCAGATGCACCAACCCGTTCCGAGACGTGGTGCTGGACAGCCTGGACGTTTCGGAGAACGGCTGGACGGTGGACACCACGGGAAACTTCAGCAAAGCCATCAGTGGAAGCCGGATTTCCTCTCTGAGTCTCTCCCACCACGTCATGGGTTCCGGGTTTGGCTTCCACAACATCAGAGATCCCGACCAGAGCACGTTTGCTGGCCTGGCCAGAAGCTCGCTGACCCGCCTGGATCTTTCCCACGGGTTTATCTTCTCCCTGAACCCCCGCCTCTTCGAGACACTCAAGGACCTGAAGCTTCTGAACCTTGCCCACAACAGGATAAACAAGATCGCAGACGAAGCGTTTTACGGACTCGACAACCTCCAGGTTCTCAATCTGTCCTATAACCTTCTGGGAGAACTTTACAATTCAAACTTCTATGGACTAACTAACGTGGCCTATGTTGATCTGCAAAAGAATCACATTGGGATAATTCAAGAGCAAACGTTCACACTCCTGAAAAAACTAAATACCTTGGATCTCCGAGACAATGCTCTTCAAACCCTTTCTCTCGTTCCAGGAGTATCCACCATCTTCTTGGGAGGGAATAAACTGATGACTTTGCCCAGGACGAGCCTTGAAGCCAGCTTCATCCAGTTATCCGCGAACAGGCTAGACAATATGGATGAACTCTACTTTCTTCTTCAGATACCTCACCTCCAGATTCTCATCTTAAATCAAAATCGCTTATCCTCTTGCACGCGAAGTCCTACCCCTTCAAAGAATCTCAGCCTAGAAAAACTTTTGCTTGGAGAAAATATGTTGCAACTTGCCTGGGAAGCTGGGCTTTGTTGGGATGTTTTTAAAGGTCTTTTCCACCTCCGAATTCTACATTTGAATAATAACTACCTTACTTTCCTTCCACCAGGAGTGTTTAGTGATTTGACTGCATTAAGGGGACTCAACCTCAACTCCAACAGGCTGACAGTTCTGTATTCTGACGATTTGCCTGCTAATTTAGAAATCTTGGATGTGTCCAGAAACCAACTCCTCGTTCCCGATCCTGATTTATTTGTATCCCTCAGTGCCTTGGACATAACTCATAACAAGTTTATTTGCCAGTGTGAACTTAGCCCTTTGATTCAGTGGCTCAATGAGACCAATGTCACTATATTTGGGTCTCCTGAGGACATGTCCTGCTCGTACCCTGACTCCCTCTCTGGGGTCTCCCTGTACTCTGTCTCCACAGAAGGCTGTGACGAAGAGGAAGTTTTAAAGTCCCTGCAGCTTTCCCTTTTCATCTTCTTCACCGTCACTTTGACTCTCTTCCTCGTGGCTGTCCTCGTGGTCACCAAGTTCCGGGGCTTTTGTTTCACCTGTTACAAGACAGCCCAGAGACTGGTGTTCGGGGACCATCGCCGGGAAGCACAGCCCGATCCGTACAAATACGATGCCTATCTGTGCTTCAGCAGCAAAGACTTGGAGTGGGTGCAGAGCGCTTTGCTCAAACACCTGGACATTCAGTACAGTGACCAGAATAGATTCAACCTCTGCTTCGAAGACAGGGACTTTGTCCCGGGGGAAAACCACCTCGCCAACATCCAGGATGCCGTCTGGAGCAGCAGGAAGGTCGTCTGTCTTGTGAGCAGACACTTCCTTAGGGACGGCTGGTGCCTCGAAGCCTTCAGCTACGCCCAGGGCAGGAGCCTGAGTCACCTCAGCGCTGCCCTAATCGTCGTGGTGGTCGGGTCCCTGTCTCAGTACCAGCTGATGAGACACCAGTGCGTCCGAGGGTTTGTGCAGAAACGGCAGTACCTGAGGTGGCCCGAGGACCCCCAGGATGTTGGCTGGTTTCTTAACAAACTCTCTCAACAGATActcaagagagaaagagacaagaagAAAGACGATGGCGTTCAGTTGCAAACCGTAGGAACCGTCTCCTAA